One region of Hypanus sabinus isolate sHypSab1 unplaced genomic scaffold, sHypSab1.hap1 scaffold_464, whole genome shotgun sequence genomic DNA includes:
- the LOC132389031 gene encoding zinc finger protein 721-like yields MAHQRVHTEDWPFTCSDCGKGFTRSSKLKVHQRVHTGERPFTCSDCGKGFTQSWTLAAHQRVHTGERPFNCSDCGKGFTYPSQLREHHQVHTGERPFTCSVCGKGFTWSSQLKEHQRVHSGERPFTCSVCGKGFTCSSKLMVHQRIHTGERPYTCSDCGKGFTRSSHLLVHKSIHTGERPFTCSVCGKGFTQSSKLKEHQRVHTGERPFICSECGKGFTRSSQLLVHKSVHTGKQPFTCLECGKGFTCSSQLKVHQRVHTGERPFTCSECGKGFTSSSQLKVHQRFHIGEKPFTCSDCGKGFTSSSDLKVHQRVHTGERPFTCSDCGKGFTLSSQLKLHQRVHTGERPFTCSDCGKGFIQSSDLLVHKLVHTGERPYSCSDCGKGFTRSSDLLVHKSVHTGKSPFTCSDCGKGFTRSSKLKVHKRVHTGERPYICSVCGKGFTLSSNLMAHQRVHTGERPFTCSDCGKGFTCSSNLKVHQRVHTGERPFSCSDCGKGFSWSSQLKEHQSVHNGERAFTCSDCGKGFTCSSKLQVHQRVHTGERPFICSDCGKGFTRSSHLLVHRSVHTGERPFTCSVCGKGFTWSSQLKEHQRVHTGERPFTCSECGKGFSRSYDLLAHQRVHTGERPFTCSGCGKGFTWSSQLQRHQRIHTG; encoded by the coding sequence atggctcaccagcgagttcacactgaggattggccgttcacctgttcagactgtgggaagggattcactcggtcatctaaactaaaggtacatcagcgagttcacactggggagaggcctttcacctgctcagactgcgggaaaggattcactcagtcatggaCCCTAGctgcacaccagcgagttcacactggtgagaggccgttcaactgctcagactgtgggaagggattcacttaccCATCCCAACTGAGGGAGCATcaccaagttcacactggggagaggccgttcacctgctcagtgtgtgggaagggatttacttggtcatctcaactgaaggaacatcagagagttcacagtggagagcggccattcacctgctcagtctgtgggaagggattcacttgctcatctaaactgatggtacatcagcgaattcacactggggagaggccgtacacctgctcagactgtgggaagggattcactcggtcatcccacctactggtaCACAAgtcaattcacactggggagaggccgttcacctgctcagtgtgtgggaagggattcactcagtcatctaaactgaaggaacatcaaagagttcacactggagagaggccattcatctgctcagaatgtgggaagggattcactcggtcatcccagctactggtacacaagtcagttcacaccgggAAGCAGCCATTCACAtgcttggaatgtgggaagggattcacttgctcatctcaactgaaggtacatcagagagttcacacaggagaaaggccattcacctgctcagaatgtgggaaaggattcacttcatcatctcaactgaaggtacatcagcgatttcacatcggggagaagccattcacctgctcagactgtgggaagggattcacttcgtcatctgatcttaaggtacatcagcgcgttcacactggggagaggccgttcacctgctcagactgtgggaagggattcactttatcatctcaactgaagctacatcagcgagttcacactggggagagaccgttcacctgctcagactgtgggaaggggttcattcAGTCATCCGACCTACTGGTACACAagttagttcacactggtgagaggccgtactcctgctcagactgtgggaagggattcactcggtcatccgacctgctggtacacaagtcagttcacactgggaagagcccgttcacctgttcagactgtgggaagggattcactcggtcatctaaactgaaggtacataagcgagttcacactggagagaggccgtacatctgctcagtgtgtgggaaaggattcactctgtcatccaacctaatggctcaccagagagttcacactggtgagaggccgttcacctgctcggactgtgggaagggattcacttgctcatctaatctgaaggtacatcagcgagttcacactggggagcggccattctcctgctcagactgtgggaagggattctcttggtcatctcaactgaaggaacatcagagtGTTCACAATGGAGAGAGggcattcacttgctcagactgtgggaagggattcacttgctcatctaaattgcaggtacatcagcgagttcacactggagagaggccattcatctgctcagactgtgggaaggggtttactcggtcatcccacctactggtacacaggtcagttcacaccggggagaggccattcacctgctccgtgtgcgggaagggattcacttggtcatctcaactgaaggaacatcagagagttcacaccggggagaggccgttcacctgctcagaatgtgggaagggattcagtcggtcataCGACCTTCTGgcacaccaacgagttcacactggggagcggccgttcacctgctcaggctgtgggaagggatttacttggtcatctcaactacagagacaccagcgaattcacactgggtag